In a genomic window of Macaca nemestrina isolate mMacNem1 chromosome 18, mMacNem.hap1, whole genome shotgun sequence:
- the LOC105492229 gene encoding E3 ubiquitin-protein ligase SIAH1 isoform X1 yields the protein MTGKATPPSLYSWRGVLFTCLPAARTRKRKEMSRQTATALPTGTSKCPPSQRVPALTGTTASNNDLASLFECPVCFDYVLPPILQCQSGHLVCSNCRPKLTCCPTCRGPLGSIRNLAMEKVANSVLFPCKYASSGCEITLPHTEKADHEELCEFRPYSCPCPGASCKWQGSLDAVMPHLMHQHKSITTLQGEDIVFLATDINLPGAVDWVMMQSCFGFHFMLVLEKQEKYDGHQQFFAIVQLIGTRKQAENFAYRLELNGHRRRLTWEATPRSIHEGIATAIMNSDCLVFDTSIAQLFAENGNLGINVTISMC from the exons ATGACGGGAAAGGCTACTCCACCTTCTCTGTACTCCTGGAGGGGAGTCTTGTTCACATGTTTACCAGCGGCCAggacaaggaagagaaaag aaatgagCCGTCAGACTGCTACAGCATTACCTACCGGTACCTCGAAGTGTCCACCATCCCAGAGGGTGCCTGCCCTGACTGGCACAACTGCATCCAACAATGACTTGGCGAGTCTTTTTGAGTGTCCAGTCTGCTTTGACTATGTGTTACCACCCATTCTTCAATGTCAGAGTGGCCATCTTGTTTGTAGCAACTGTCGCCCAAAGCTCACATGTTGTCCAACTTGCCGGGGCCCTTTGGGATCCATTCGCAACTTGGCTATGGAGAAAGTGGCTAATTCAGTACTTTTCCCCTGTAAATATGCCTCTTCTGGATGTGAAATAACTCTGccacacacagaaaaagcagACCACGAAGAGCTCTGTGAGTTTAGGCCTTATTCCTGTCCGTGCCCTGGTGCTTCCTGTAAATGGCAAGGCTCTTTGGATGCTGTAATGCCCCATCTGATGCATCAGCATAAGTCCATTACAACCCTACAGGGAGAGGATATAGTTTTCCTTGCTACAGACATTAATCTTCCTGGTGCTGTTGACTGGGTGATGATGCAGTCCTGTTTTGGCTTTCACTTCATGTTAGTCttggagaaacaggaaaaatacGATGGTCACCAGCAGTTCTTTGCAATCGTACAGCTGATAGGAACACGCAAGCAAGCTGAAAATTTTGCTTACCGACTTGAGCTAAATGGTCACAGGCGACGATTGACTTGGGAAGCGACTCCTCGATCTATTCATGAAGGAATTGCAACAGCCATTATGAATAGCGACTGCCTAGTCTTTGACACCAGCATTGCACAGCTTTTTGCAGAAAATGGCAATTTAGGCATCAATGTAACTATTTCCATGTGTTGA
- the LOC105492229 gene encoding E3 ubiquitin-protein ligase SIAH1 isoform X2: MQMSRQTATALPTGTSKCPPSQRVPALTGTTASNNDLASLFECPVCFDYVLPPILQCQSGHLVCSNCRPKLTCCPTCRGPLGSIRNLAMEKVANSVLFPCKYASSGCEITLPHTEKADHEELCEFRPYSCPCPGASCKWQGSLDAVMPHLMHQHKSITTLQGEDIVFLATDINLPGAVDWVMMQSCFGFHFMLVLEKQEKYDGHQQFFAIVQLIGTRKQAENFAYRLELNGHRRRLTWEATPRSIHEGIATAIMNSDCLVFDTSIAQLFAENGNLGINVTISMC, from the coding sequence aaatgagCCGTCAGACTGCTACAGCATTACCTACCGGTACCTCGAAGTGTCCACCATCCCAGAGGGTGCCTGCCCTGACTGGCACAACTGCATCCAACAATGACTTGGCGAGTCTTTTTGAGTGTCCAGTCTGCTTTGACTATGTGTTACCACCCATTCTTCAATGTCAGAGTGGCCATCTTGTTTGTAGCAACTGTCGCCCAAAGCTCACATGTTGTCCAACTTGCCGGGGCCCTTTGGGATCCATTCGCAACTTGGCTATGGAGAAAGTGGCTAATTCAGTACTTTTCCCCTGTAAATATGCCTCTTCTGGATGTGAAATAACTCTGccacacacagaaaaagcagACCACGAAGAGCTCTGTGAGTTTAGGCCTTATTCCTGTCCGTGCCCTGGTGCTTCCTGTAAATGGCAAGGCTCTTTGGATGCTGTAATGCCCCATCTGATGCATCAGCATAAGTCCATTACAACCCTACAGGGAGAGGATATAGTTTTCCTTGCTACAGACATTAATCTTCCTGGTGCTGTTGACTGGGTGATGATGCAGTCCTGTTTTGGCTTTCACTTCATGTTAGTCttggagaaacaggaaaaatacGATGGTCACCAGCAGTTCTTTGCAATCGTACAGCTGATAGGAACACGCAAGCAAGCTGAAAATTTTGCTTACCGACTTGAGCTAAATGGTCACAGGCGACGATTGACTTGGGAAGCGACTCCTCGATCTATTCATGAAGGAATTGCAACAGCCATTATGAATAGCGACTGCCTAGTCTTTGACACCAGCATTGCACAGCTTTTTGCAGAAAATGGCAATTTAGGCATCAATGTAACTATTTCCATGTGTTGA